A genomic window from Accipiter gentilis chromosome 1, bAccGen1.1, whole genome shotgun sequence includes:
- the HOXD13 gene encoding homeobox protein Hox-D13 — translation MDGLRGDSSGGGGGGGGGGGGGGAPGQCRNFLSSPVFGAAHTGRAAAAAAAAAAASGFAYAGGGERSGAAARPDPPAKDCPGSAAPATAPALGYGYHFGNGYYSCRMSHGVGIQQNALKSPPHASIGGFPVEKYMDVSSLTSTSVPANEVSSRAKEVSFYQGYTTPYQHVPGYIDMVSTFGSGEPRHETYISMEGYQSWTLANGWNSQVYCAKDQTQSSHFWKSSFPGDVALNQPDMCVYRRGRKKRVPYTKLQLKELENEYAINKFINKDKRRRISAATNLSERQVTIWFQNRRVKDKKIVSKLKDNVS, via the exons ATGGACGGACTGCGCGGCgacagcagcggcggcggcggcggcggcggcggcggcggcggcggcggcggagcccccgGGCAGTGCCGTAATTTTCTCTCCTCGCCCGTTTTCGGGGCGGCGCACACGGGccgagcggccgccgccgccgctgccgccgccgccgcctcggggtTCGCCTACGCCGGCGGAGGGGAGCGCTCGGGGGCGGCGGCGAGGCCCGACCCCCCGGCCAAGGACTGCCCGGGCTCCGCCGCGCCGGCCACCGCCCCCGCGCTCGGCTATGGGTATCACTTTGGCAATGGATACTATAGCTGCAGGATGTCCCACGGGGTTGGGATCCAGCAAAACGCCCTGAAGTCTCCCCCCCATGCCTCCATTGGCGGCTTTCCCGTGGAAAAGTACATGGACGTCTCCAGTCTGACCAGCACGAGTGTCCCCGCCAATGAAGTCTCCTCCAGGGCGAAGGAAGTGTCCTTCTACCAGGGCTATACAACCCCCTACCAGCACGTTCCTGGGTACATAGACATGGTCTCAACGTTTGGCTCTGGGGAACCGAGACACGAAACATACATATCAATGGAGGGCTATCAGTCTTGGACTCTGGCTAATGGCTGGAATAGTCAGGTTTACTGTGCCAAAGATCAGACACAGAGCTCACACTTTTGGAAATCGTCCTTTCCAG GGGACGTTGCACTAAACCAGCCCGATATGTGCGTCTACCGGCGTGGGAGAAAGAAGCGAGTGCCGTACACAAAACTGCAGCTTAAAGAACTCGAGAATGAATATGCCATTAACAAGTTCATTAACAAGGACAAGAGGCGAAGGATATCCGCAGCCACAAACCTGTCTGAGAGACAAGTTACCATTTGGTTTCAGAACAGGAGGGTGAAGGATAAGAAAATAGTCTCCAAACTGAAAGACAATGTATCTTGA